The stretch of DNA GCTTGGTATCAACTACAACCTTGCAATAGACGGATTAAGCCTTCCAATGGTTTTCCTGTCTACTCTGCTGGTATTCCTTGCAACTTTGTTCTCCTGGGACGTCTCAGAGAAAACAAGAACATACATGTCTCTCATGTTAGTGCTAGAAGTAGGTGTACTCGGAGTCTTCATGTCTCTGGACTATTTCCTCTTCTATATCTTCTGGGAGATCGTGCTTATTCCAATGTTCTTCCTCATATCTATATGGGGAGGACCAAACAAATCATACGCATCAATTAAATTCCTTATATACACACACGTAGCGTCTTTGGTAATGCTGCTTGGTATCTTTGCACTGTACTTCACAGCTGCAGGAGATCTAGGCTATTACACATTTGACATGGCTCAGATAGCATCTGTATCTGGATCTTTGGAATCCGGCATGAGGACTCTGATCTTCGCAGCCCTGTTCTTTGGATTCATCGTCAAGATGCCTATGGTTCCATTCCATACATGGCTTCCAGATGCTCACGTGCAGGCGCCTACAGCAGGATCCGTGCTACTTGCAGGTATTCTGCTTAAAATGGGTGCATACGGAATAATTCGTGTCTGTCTTCCAATCTTCCCGGTCGATGTTTCGTACGAGATATTTGGAGTTGTAATCAACTGGCAGATGATCTTGGCCGCCATAGGTGTCGTTTCGATGGTATATGGTGCCTTTGCTTGTCTCGCGCAGACAGACCTCAAGAAAATGGTTGCATACTCATCAATCAGCCACATGGGTATTGTGATGCTAGGAATCGCCACTCTCTCAGAGCTTGGAATCGCTGCAGCAATATTCCAGATGTTTGCCCATGGTATCATCGCGGCTGTACTCTTCATGGTATGCGGTATGTTCCAGCACAAAGCCGGAACAAGGGAAATCCCACTTCTGGGCGGTTTAGTTACAAAGATGCCAATAGTCTCTGTAATCATGATGTTCAGCTTTATGGCCTCTCTGGGTCTTCCTGGACTTGCCGGATTCGTAGCTGAATTCTCCGTGTTTACAGCAACCTTTGATTGGTTAGGAACAAACTACTGGTACTGGATAATCATACCACTCATGACCGTGGCCTTAACTGCTGCTTACTACCTGTGGGCAATGCAGAGAACAATCTTCGGAGAACTTACCACCAAGATCCGCACCGACAACATTCGCGATGCTCATTGGTTCGAAGTAGCTCCAATAGTGGTTCTCCTTCTGCTCATAGTACTGCTGGGAGTATGGCCTTCAGCACTGATGGATGTAATCACACCGACTCTTCCGTTTCTGAGTATACCAGGGGTGATTTGAAATGGATCTTAACTTTGACTTAGAGAATTCGTACGCTGCATTTTACCCAATGCTAGTGATAATCCTCTTTGCTGTGGTCCTGCCAGCAATTCACCGTCTGGTGAAATCTAGCAAGGGCCTTGCAGGAGTTTCCTTAGTGGGAATCTTGATCAGCGCAGCGATTGTGGTATACAACATAATGGATGGATATCCAGATCCGATTGTATTCAACGGAACGCCAATGATAACATTTGATGTCTTTGCAGCAGTGTTCTCACTGGTGTTCCTTTCAGTATCTGCGTTAGTATGCTTACTGGCTTCCAGATACATTGAAAAAGACCTACACCTGGCAGAGTTCTTCTCATTAACTCTGCTGGCTACAGCAGGTATGATGATGGTAGCTTCTGCAAGCGACATCATCATGATGTTTGTAGGTCTCGAAACAACTTCAATCGCATCATATGCCTTAGTGGCATTCCGCAAGAAAGATAAGCTGAGCACAGAAGCTGGTGTAAAATACGTAATCATCGGTGGTTTCTCAACCGCCCTTGCATTATACGGTATATCACTGCTTTATGGTCTCTCTGGAACAACAAACTTCGAACTGATGAACGAGTACTTTGCTCTCAACGGATCAAGTTCCCTGGCTCTGCTGGGTATCGGTCTGATGATTGCTGGTTTCGGCTTCAAGATCGCATTGGTTCCGTTCCATATGTGGGCACCAGATGTGTATGAAGGAGCTCCAACTCCGACATCCGCACTCTTAGCTGCCGGATCAAAGAGCATGGGATTCGTACTGCTCTTCAAAATGCTGTTAGTTGCATTAATTGCACTGAAAGCAGACTGGGAAGTAGTAGTTGGAATACTCGCAATCCTGACAATGACTGTTGGAAACTTGCTTGCATTGGCACAGACCAGCATGAAGAGAATGCTTGCATACTCTTCAATCGCACAGGCAGGTTACATCATCATTGCAATTGCAGTGGCAACCCAGTTCTCAGTTGAAAGCGGTATATTCCACGTGATTACACACGCGTTCATGAAGGCCGGTGCTTTCATTGTTGTGGGTGCATTAATCTACAAGGCAGGTATCGGAGAGAAAATCACAGACTACAAGGGATTGTCCACACGCGCACCTTTGGTTGCATTTGCGATGATGATCTTCATGTTTGCTCTTGCAGGTATTCCACCGCTCTCAGGTTTCTGGAGTAAAGTCTATCTGTTCTCTGGAGCAATTGAAGCATCTACAATAATGGATCAGGGATGGTTAGTCTGGCTTGCGATCGCAGGTATCTTGAACAGTGCTCTGTCTCTGTACTACTATGCACGTGTAGTCAAATACATGTATGTAGACAAGCCAGCTTCTCACGACAAAATCCGTCTGCCAGTTACAATGGCTGTCGCGATTGCAGTTTGTGTGATTGCCACTGTTGTGATCGGTCTCTGGCCTGATGTCGTAGTAGACTACTGTGCACAGGCAGCAAGCTTCTTCACTCAGCTTCCGCTGGGCCAGCCTTGGTAAGCAGAGGCTCTGAAACCATTTTCCATAAACATTTTATTGCCCCTGTGGCTGAAATAACGCCCAGGGGTTCTTCATTTTCTCCAACTACCAGAATGTTATCTTTACCCCAGCTGTCCATTACTTTCATTACATTCATCAGTGACTCTTCTGGTCTTACCTGAATACAGGGCTTGCTTCCAGACAGACTGCACGAATCAATAAATGTCCTCAGTGGAATGTTAATGCTTTCTTCACGGGCCAGTATGCCTGTTATATCCTGAGCATGAACAAATCCGGCAATAGTGCTCTCAGTCCCAACGGCAACATCCGGACGGTTTTCATTCGCTATGAGTTCGAGAGCATCTTCTAGACTGCCTTCATAGTTCAAAACAGTGGGCGAAATGTCCATAGCATCTGCTGCAGTCAAATTGTTTAATGCCTCAATGTAATCCATGATTACGTCTTAGTCCCGCTTCCGGTCAATATATGTTTCGTGAATTTCCTTCGTAAAAAATGCCTCAAACGGGACGAAGTTGCACTTAAATCCAGCATCCCTTTAGATAGCGTTATGTACTCAATTGTTATTAAAGCGAGCAATGTCGACTGAATGGGAGAAGCCAATCATTGATGACATCCGTACGGTTGAGTCAGAAATGTTACGGAATGTCAAGTCTAGGCATCCCCTTCTAAATGAAATTGCTATGGAAGCTGTCTCTGTTGGAGGAAAAAGAATACGCCCTGGTGTTTCTTTATTGGCCTTCCATTGTGTTGGGGGAGAAGACAAAGACAGAATAATAAAATTGGCCGTAGCTTTAGAATTAATTCACTCCGCAACATTGGTTCATGACGACATCAATGATAAAGCGGAAATGAGGCGCGGGAAAACAGCCATCTATAAAAAATACGGGCTCGAACGCGCTATAATAACTGGTGACTTTCTTTTTGTTCAAGGTTTCAAACTCGGTGGATATATGGAATCCGAAGAGATTATCGGATTTGTAGCAAGTGCTTGTTCAAATATGGCAGAGAGTGAATTCCTTCAGATTGATGAAGAACATGACATCTCAACACCATTGGAAACTTACTTGAATATTATCGGGGGTAAAACTGCTGGTGCAATAGAAGCCAGTGCAAGACTCGGTGCCTATATCGGAGGGGGATCTCCAGAAGAGATAAACTCCTTAGGCGAGTATGGCAGAAACATGGGATACGCTTTTCAGATCATCGATGATATCTTAGATATCACCGGCAACGAGGCAGACATGGGAAAGCCCGTTGGAATGGATATCAAAGACGGACGTCCGAATCTGCCAGTCATGATCGCCATGAATCTGGGAAACGAGTTCATTTCCAAGATCTTTAAGGAAAAATCACCTTCTGATGAAGAAATCAAAGAAGCAGTGAGGCTTGTTAAAGACTCAGGGGCGTTAGATGTTGCACGTAACCATGCCCAGGACTTTTATAATAAGGCTCTGGAATCAATAGAAAACATCGCTTCTTCAGTCTACAAGGACTCTTTAATCTCTCTTGCTGATACCATTATGACAAGGAGATCATAAGGCATGGCTACAGATTATGATGTGATTGTTGTAGGTGCAGGTCCAGCAGGCAGCGGGGCTGCTCAATATGCGGCTGCAGGCGGAGCTAAAGTTCTTCTTATCGATAGAAAAGAGAACATCGGCGAACCTGTTGCGTGCGGGGAGTTTATGCCTGATTTGGAAGAAATGAGAGCAATACTTCCTTTTGCAGATGATCTGGATACAATCTTTGACATTCCTGCAGAGTATATTCTGAGGGAAATGGATCTGTTTAAAATTCATTTCCAGACTGATAAGTACTGGGATATTCCATTCAAAGGATACACGACAGACAGGCGTTTTTTTGACAAGTACCTTGCAGAAAGGGCCAGAAAAGAAGGCGCTGAGATAATGACTTCTACCCATGCCATGTCTGTAAACGGTACAGAAGTTGTAACAAACAATGGAACATTCACCTCAAAAGTGATCATTGGTGCAGACGGTCCAGTATCTAGAGTGGCAAGTGCTCATTCTCTACCTAAAAATAAGAATATGTATCCTGCCGTGACTTCACAGGCGGTTGGAGAATTTGAACCCGTCATGCACATGTTCTTTGGAAGTCTGGCTCCAGGAGCTTATGCGTGGATCCTTCCAAAAAAGGAAGGAGCAAATGTTGGAGTAGGTGCAGATCCCAGGCATTCTGATAAAAAAGTAACAGATTACTTTCAGACATTTATTTCTCAGCAGAATCTCAATGTCACAGGGCGCCCGATTGGAAAATACGTACCGTCTCAGGGTCCAGTCTCAAAAACATATACTGATAATGCCATGATCGTAGGAGATGCTGCAGGGCATGTCATTGCAGTCAATGGCGGCGGAATCCCAATAGCAATGGTCTGCGGGAGAATCGCTGGAATTGTAGCTGCAGAACACGTATCTTCTGGAGTACCTCTTTCAAAGTATGAAGAAGAGTGGAGAAAACAAGTTTATAAACCCCTTCACACCGCAGTTAAAGTAAATCATCTGGCTCAATTCTTTTTCAAAGGCCCAATGAGACTGGAGTTTTCCATGAAAGTCCTTGGTGCAAGAAGAATGGGAAAAATCCTCAGATGCCGTTCACCTTTTCCTTGAGCGCACTGATTTCAGAGGGCTGCCGCAAATCGGACAGTCTGGATAATTTTTATCCCATTCTTTACGGCATCCTGTGCATTTATATGTCCAGTTTATGACTTCATCAATTTCTTTCATTCCTACCCCTCGAAACGAAATTTTTAGAATTTTAGCCAGATTCTGAATTGAATAGTCATCTGTAAGAACGGTACTCTCTGTTTCGATAGCCAGTGCCAATACGCTTTTGTCAACTGGAGACAGGCGGAGGTCATCCCCTGATGATGCTGAAGCTTTTTCTATGGTGTCAATGAATTCCTGCGAAGGCTCTTTGACCTCTATGAACTCATCCCAATACTTCAGTCTGGGATCCTTATATTTCTTTAATTCGGATATGACTCCTGGAACTGTATACAATACTCCGTTTGGAAGGTCTTGCATAGAGAATAAAGCAGAACTGTCCAATACGTATTTCATAATAATGATGAATACTGTTTACTTTCAAAAACTATTCGATGTTTAATCAGTGATTTATACTGAAATTCGCTCGCAATGACTAAATATGTATTTTGTTTTTTTAAAATTATGAGTCAGATCGAAGTGGATCAAGAAGTAATTGATTTCATCTTAAAAAATGATCAAGATTATAGAGTTTCAACGTCATGCTCTGGTCCTGTTGTAGTTCCAATAACTATCAAAGCCCCTAAAACAACTGATTTGCAGATAAAGGTCGGAAATCACATACTGTATATCTCAAGGGTACAAGCCAGATACATATCATGTGTGACACCGGATATGCTTGACGAAATGAGATACCGTACCTGCCCTGCTTTTTAAAATCATGATACGACTGCGGATCTAACCGCAGTCTGTTTCATTCATACAACTTGATCGAATCTGCTGATTTTTCTACAACATCTGCAATATCCAGCAGATTCTCCTGTTCTATTATTAAATCAACAGAAGTCATAGTAGCTGGTCTGAATGGAACTATAGTACATGGTACTCCTTTTCTTATTGAAATCTCATATGTACCGATCGTTTTTGCGATGCTTTCTATCTCCAGCTTATCCAGGCCGATCAGGGGCCTCACTACTGGAAATTCCAATTTGTACTCTTCTGCCGCTATGTTCTGCAATGTCTGAGATGCAACCTGTCCGAGAGACTCGCCAGTTGAGATAAAATCAGCACCTGTTTTCTGAGCCAGACTCTTGGCTACTCTGAGCATGATCCGCTTACACATCACACATTGAAGATTTCCTTTACATTTGTTCTTGATGGACTCCTGGCTGATTCCATGCGGAGCCACATATAACGGAATGCTCCCGCCGAGCTCTTCTTCCAGTCTTTTTTTGAGATCAAATGCCTTTTCATAGTTTGAATCATCAGAATATGGTCTGTTGTCCATATGCAGTAGCACTACTTCACAGCCGTTTTTCCCTGCCATGTACGCGGCTACTGGTGAATCGATTCCTCCGGAAAGGAGACAGACAGTCTTCAAAAATTAAACCGCCTTAAAACTCTACGCAGCCATAATCATCGGCTATGGTGCGGGTCTCTGTCCTTTCACAGGCTTTGCATTTCAAGACCTTGCCGTCTGCTTCCATCGGCTTCCTGCATTTCCTGCAGAGGGCTTTAATTGCGCCATAGTGCGGTTCTTGTGTGGAGAGCTGCACAGAAGGTTTTACTTGCAGTACTTTAGCTCTGATTACGTCCCCTGGGCGGTATTCATTTCCCACATCCTGAACGTATTCAGATGACAGCTTAGATACATGAATTGTAGCGGACTTGTCTCCGGTGATATCCCTGTCATTGCCGTCCGATGCAATGATTTCACACACTGCCATGCTTGCCCTTACATCAGTTATCCTGCAGAATACATTATCTCCAGGCTTCAGAATATTAGGTTCATTTACTGGCTTTACGGTGGCAGTCATATCGTTATCATTGAGAGAAAGCTTACCTGCTACACTGGCACGGATAATCCCTTCGTGCTCATATGTACCTTCTGCGGGTATGTACTCTTCAACAACTGCGACTTCATCACCAGGTAAAACAAATTTACTCATATTTTATCACCGTTAACTATTATTTTACATTTTATTCATGTCAATACCAATCAGAACTACATTAGTATTTTTCTTCATCTTGTTATGGAACTGAAACATGTGAGGTATCGATAAGATATATTCTTTCTGTAAGAATACCTCTCCTCCAAGCGATTCTACCATCTTTTCAAGGAATTTAATTGTTGAAGAATTATGAAGGCTGTAGATCTTATTTGCGGATCGGCATGCGGTCTCTAGGAAGGGTCTGTCAGCATTCTTTTTTTGAGATCCAAACGGAGGGTTCATTATCACAGTGTCTGCAGCGATTTCTATATTTTTTATGTCAGAGTTTATCAGATTGATTTCTGCACCTGCTTTCTCTGCATTTGTCACAGCTTCGGCATAAGCCGCAGGATCAACCTCCACGCCTGTTACATTTCCTCCGAGAATGTATGATCCTATGGAAAGAATCCCCGTGCCGCATCCAAGATCCAGTACCTTTTTCTCAAATATATCTCCGTTGGAGTATGCGATAAACAGCATATCTGCCGCGATATTTGCCGGAGTGCTGTACTGTTCCAGCTCAGCTTTGGGTGAGGAATGCGGCGGAATCTGCTGAAGTATCCGCTCCAGTTCGTTCTTTTTCATTGAAGTCCCAGTCCGAGGTAGTTTGAACTTG from Candidatus Methanomassiliicoccus intestinalis Issoire-Mx1 encodes:
- a CDS encoding CBS domain-containing protein, which encodes MDYIEALNNLTAADAMDISPTVLNYEGSLEDALELIANENRPDVAVGTESTIAGFVHAQDITGILAREESINIPLRTFIDSCSLSGSKPCIQVRPEESLMNVMKVMDSWGKDNILVVGENEEPLGVISATGAIKCLWKMVSEPLLTKAGPAEAE
- a CDS encoding exosome complex RNA-binding protein Csl4; its protein translation is MSKFVLPGDEVAVVEEYIPAEGTYEHEGIIRASVAGKLSLNDNDMTATVKPVNEPNILKPGDNVFCRITDVRASMAVCEIIASDGNDRDITGDKSATIHVSKLSSEYVQDVGNEYRPGDVIRAKVLQVKPSVQLSTQEPHYGAIKALCRKCRKPMEADGKVLKCKACERTETRTIADDYGCVEF
- a CDS encoding complex I subunit 4 family protein, with amino-acid sequence MLDNLATSLADTLEGIPVLSLLIIIPLIGALAAFFFGKKSAKLAKSIALAFSFVALVLSALVLIAYYGSGNGGFMFSENYVWVEQLGINYNLAIDGLSLPMVFLSTLLVFLATLFSWDVSEKTRTYMSLMLVLEVGVLGVFMSLDYFLFYIFWEIVLIPMFFLISIWGGPNKSYASIKFLIYTHVASLVMLLGIFALYFTAAGDLGYYTFDMAQIASVSGSLESGMRTLIFAALFFGFIVKMPMVPFHTWLPDAHVQAPTAGSVLLAGILLKMGAYGIIRVCLPIFPVDVSYEIFGVVINWQMILAAIGVVSMVYGAFACLAQTDLKKMVAYSSISHMGIVMLGIATLSELGIAAAIFQMFAHGIIAAVLFMVCGMFQHKAGTREIPLLGGLVTKMPIVSVIMMFSFMASLGLPGLAGFVAEFSVFTATFDWLGTNYWYWIIIPLMTVALTAAYYLWAMQRTIFGELTTKIRTDNIRDAHWFEVAPIVVLLLLIVLLGVWPSALMDVITPTLPFLSIPGVI
- a CDS encoding NOB1 family endonuclease translates to MKYVLDSSALFSMQDLPNGVLYTVPGVISELKKYKDPRLKYWDEFIEVKEPSQEFIDTIEKASASSGDDLRLSPVDKSVLALAIETESTVLTDDYSIQNLAKILKISFRGVGMKEIDEVINWTYKCTGCRKEWDKNYPDCPICGSPLKSVRSRKR
- a CDS encoding NADH-quinone oxidoreductase subunit N, encoding MDLNFDLENSYAAFYPMLVIILFAVVLPAIHRLVKSSKGLAGVSLVGILISAAIVVYNIMDGYPDPIVFNGTPMITFDVFAAVFSLVFLSVSALVCLLASRYIEKDLHLAEFFSLTLLATAGMMMVASASDIIMMFVGLETTSIASYALVAFRKKDKLSTEAGVKYVIIGGFSTALALYGISLLYGLSGTTNFELMNEYFALNGSSSLALLGIGLMIAGFGFKIALVPFHMWAPDVYEGAPTPTSALLAAGSKSMGFVLLFKMLLVALIALKADWEVVVGILAILTMTVGNLLALAQTSMKRMLAYSSIAQAGYIIIAIAVATQFSVESGIFHVITHAFMKAGAFIVVGALIYKAGIGEKITDYKGLSTRAPLVAFAMMIFMFALAGIPPLSGFWSKVYLFSGAIEASTIMDQGWLVWLAIAGILNSALSLYYYARVVKYMYVDKPASHDKIRLPVTMAVAIAVCVIATVVIGLWPDVVVDYCAQAASFFTQLPLGQPW
- a CDS encoding polyprenyl synthetase family protein: MSTEWEKPIIDDIRTVESEMLRNVKSRHPLLNEIAMEAVSVGGKRIRPGVSLLAFHCVGGEDKDRIIKLAVALELIHSATLVHDDINDKAEMRRGKTAIYKKYGLERAIITGDFLFVQGFKLGGYMESEEIIGFVASACSNMAESEFLQIDEEHDISTPLETYLNIIGGKTAGAIEASARLGAYIGGGSPEEINSLGEYGRNMGYAFQIIDDILDITGNEADMGKPVGMDIKDGRPNLPVMIAMNLGNEFISKIFKEKSPSDEEIKEAVRLVKDSGALDVARNHAQDFYNKALESIENIASSVYKDSLISLADTIMTRRS
- a CDS encoding NAD(P)/FAD-dependent oxidoreductase codes for the protein MATDYDVIVVGAGPAGSGAAQYAAAGGAKVLLIDRKENIGEPVACGEFMPDLEEMRAILPFADDLDTIFDIPAEYILREMDLFKIHFQTDKYWDIPFKGYTTDRRFFDKYLAERARKEGAEIMTSTHAMSVNGTEVVTNNGTFTSKVIIGADGPVSRVASAHSLPKNKNMYPAVTSQAVGEFEPVMHMFFGSLAPGAYAWILPKKEGANVGVGADPRHSDKKVTDYFQTFISQQNLNVTGRPIGKYVPSQGPVSKTYTDNAMIVGDAAGHVIAVNGGGIPIAMVCGRIAGIVAAEHVSSGVPLSKYEEEWRKQVYKPLHTAVKVNHLAQFFFKGPMRLEFSMKVLGARRMGKILRCRSPFP
- a CDS encoding METTL5 family protein, with product MKKNELERILQQIPPHSSPKAELEQYSTPANIAADMLFIAYSNGDIFEKKVLDLGCGTGILSIGSYILGGNVTGVEVDPAAYAEAVTNAEKAGAEINLINSDIKNIEIAADTVIMNPPFGSQKKNADRPFLETACRSANKIYSLHNSSTIKFLEKMVESLGGEVFLQKEYILSIPHMFQFHNKMKKNTNVVLIGIDMNKM
- a CDS encoding 7-cyano-7-deazaguanine synthase: MKTVCLLSGGIDSPVAAYMAGKNGCEVVLLHMDNRPYSDDSNYEKAFDLKKRLEEELGGSIPLYVAPHGISQESIKNKCKGNLQCVMCKRIMLRVAKSLAQKTGADFISTGESLGQVASQTLQNIAAEEYKLEFPVVRPLIGLDKLEIESIAKTIGTYEISIRKGVPCTIVPFRPATMTSVDLIIEQENLLDIADVVEKSADSIKLYE